In the Flagellimonas sp. HMM57 genome, one interval contains:
- a CDS encoding IPT/TIG domain-containing protein, producing the protein MKTQYKLIRGLAIAFSALLIILSIESCEDEDFKVIPDEEIEQTITSIMPARADIGATVLIKGTDFSPVPVNNKVSFNEVSATVTAATDTLLTVTVPEGATTGPISVSKAKFTIEGPVFTVFPAPSISELSATGGAVGETIIIKGLNFGATVEENIVRFNSIEAEIINASATELEVKIPAEATTGPLTIEVQEQTATLEIFTIAPVILSFEPLKGAAGEEITISGTNFSSILVNNNVTFDGVLATVVSSTSTSLTVTVPPEAISGNIAVEIEQLLATSEMEFITVPSIESFTPSGVASGSEITINGANFGTEASDLEVLIGGISAEIVGNSFDAISVVVPNELEPGDTAATVTLAGQISEPAEFAIIPLVVLGFTSFEEVPTFGLDPEGDAFRYPRPAASQDPMPNIQDTDPLSEVPYVAFIGGGEELGFTAAFVADDVSEIENERLGVYNNTSINAEPQNFGIPFEDGIQGYVTSDLDGTVILRFDTMTNLNPSITNAVLQARVFFRDESWESGEGIEIFYETADGLGEPIVSILSDDVEAIAGASTLISVPFPTDKLQEGRLVVTFTSSAGSETGSLDYIAIKGVL; encoded by the coding sequence ATGAAAACACAATATAAATTAATAAGGGGATTGGCAATTGCCTTTTCGGCTCTGCTAATTATCCTCAGTATTGAATCTTGCGAGGATGAGGACTTCAAGGTGATTCCCGATGAAGAGATAGAACAGACCATTACCAGTATTATGCCTGCTAGGGCCGATATAGGAGCAACTGTTTTAATAAAAGGCACAGATTTTAGCCCGGTTCCCGTGAACAATAAAGTTAGTTTTAATGAAGTTTCCGCTACGGTAACTGCTGCAACGGACACACTACTTACGGTAACAGTTCCTGAAGGAGCTACCACAGGCCCTATTTCTGTTTCAAAAGCTAAGTTTACTATTGAAGGACCAGTTTTCACGGTATTTCCAGCTCCATCTATATCAGAATTAAGTGCAACTGGTGGGGCAGTTGGTGAAACAATAATTATAAAAGGGCTAAATTTTGGGGCCACAGTTGAAGAGAATATAGTGAGGTTTAATAGTATAGAAGCAGAAATTATCAACGCTTCCGCAACAGAACTTGAAGTGAAAATACCTGCAGAAGCAACAACTGGACCACTAACTATTGAAGTACAGGAACAAACGGCTACTTTGGAAATCTTTACGATAGCACCGGTAATTCTTTCTTTTGAACCTTTAAAAGGTGCTGCGGGTGAGGAAATAACCATATCGGGAACTAATTTTAGCAGTATTCTGGTCAATAACAATGTGACCTTTGACGGGGTTCTGGCAACTGTAGTTTCTTCAACGTCCACAAGTTTGACGGTGACAGTACCGCCAGAAGCTATTTCAGGAAATATAGCTGTTGAAATAGAACAACTGTTGGCAACTAGCGAAATGGAATTCATAACAGTACCCAGTATCGAATCATTTACACCTTCTGGAGTAGCTTCAGGAAGTGAAATAACCATTAACGGAGCAAATTTTGGTACAGAAGCTTCTGATTTGGAAGTGTTGATTGGAGGTATATCGGCAGAAATAGTTGGAAATAGTTTTGATGCTATTTCAGTTGTTGTTCCCAATGAATTGGAACCTGGAGATACAGCTGCTACAGTAACTTTGGCCGGGCAGATCTCTGAGCCTGCTGAGTTTGCCATCATACCTCTAGTTGTTTTAGGGTTCACAAGCTTTGAAGAGGTTCCAACTTTTGGACTAGACCCAGAAGGTGATGCATTTAGATATCCACGTCCGGCGGCATCCCAAGATCCAATGCCAAATATCCAGGATACAGATCCATTATCAGAGGTGCCTTATGTTGCATTTATAGGCGGAGGTGAAGAGCTTGGCTTTACAGCTGCTTTTGTAGCTGATGATGTCAGTGAAATTGAAAATGAACGTTTGGGAGTATACAACAATACTTCAATAAACGCTGAGCCTCAAAATTTTGGTATTCCTTTTGAGGACGGGATACAAGGATATGTTACTTCTGATTTAGATGGTACGGTAATATTGAGATTTGATACCATGACGAACCTTAACCCTAGTATAACCAATGCTGTATTGCAGGCACGTGTATTTTTTAGGGATGAAAGTTGGGAGTCAGGTGAAGGAATTGAAATCTTTTATGAAACTGCAGATGGTCTGGGAGAACCAATTGTATCAATACTTTCAGACGATGTTGAAGCAATAGCAGGTGCATCAACTTTGATATCTGTACCCTTCCCTACAGATAAGTTGCAAGAAGGAAGACTTGTGGTCACCTTTACCAGCAGTGCTGGAAGTGAAACAGGCTCACTTGATTATATAGCCATTAAAGGGGTGTTATAA